Genomic DNA from Gilliamella sp. ESL0441:
CAGTTTTGAATATTTTCGGGGAGATCACTATAGGTGAGAGTATAAGCCATTACAAATATCTTTATAACACAAAATAAACCGAGAATTTACCACATCTACTAAAAATTGTCCAAGTGAGCAATAATTATCCTATAATTTAATTTTATACTAGTATATAGTATTGAATAACGTGCATTTTATTAACTAAAAGGAAAGGAAATTACTATGACATTAATGATTTTAGGCCATCCCAATATGGCGCAATCCATTGCTAACAAAACAATTATTGAGACATTACAGCAAACTGTTACCGATCTTGAAATCCGAAATATACATCAACTTTACCCTAATTATCAAATCGATGTAGAACAAGAACAAGCCGCATTATTGAGACATGATCTTATTATTCTTCAATATCCTATGTATTGGTTTAATATGCCAGCTATATTAAAGTTATGGTTTGATGAAGTGTTGACTTACCAATTTGCTTATGGCTCACAAGGTGATAAATTAAAAGGTAAAAAGTTATTGCAGAGTTTAACAATAGGGCAAAAAAGTTACCAAGAATACGGTGAAAATTTAATTGACCACTTTCTTGAATCAGTAAAATTTTCGTCTCTGTATATACAAATGGAATATCTTCCACCGGCTTTATTATATGGTGTATCACCATTTGATGATAAAACAGAAATAAGAACCAAAGCCTTAAAACATGGACAGGAATTAGCTGAATTGATAAAAAGTTACTGCTAATGACAAAATGTGATGATATAGCGTGAGACAGACATCATCACATTAAACGTTCTGTTAGCTATGTTTGGTTAAAACCGCATAAAAAAACCCATCACCGCCGTTGTCGGTAGGTAAAAACTGTTTAACCTCGCCTTGCAATTTTGCATCACTATTTTCATGTAAAAAACGCTCAATTTGCAATCTATTCTCTTCTGGAAGAATTGAACAAGTCGCATAGACTAAAGTACCACCTGTTTTTAAATAAGGCCAAATATACGTTAAGATCGCATGTTGTAACTCAGTGAGTTGGGCTATATCACTATCACGACGTAACCATTTTATATCTGGATGACGCCGAATAACGCCCGTAGCTGAACATGGGGCATCAAGTAAAATCCGGTCAAATTGACGCCCTGCGCACCATTTTTCTGGCGTTAATCCATCACCAACTTTCACTTCAGCACATTGTTTTAAACGCGTTAAATTATCATTAATCCGTTTAGCACGACTCGCATCAACATCAACCGCTAGTACTTGAGCATTTGGGGCGACTTCTAAAATATGTGTAGTTTTACCACCAGGTGCGGCACACATATCTAAAATTTGCTCGCCATTTTGCGGGGCAAGTAGATAAGCCGCATATTGTGCAGACAAGTCTTGTACGGTCACCGCACCTTCAGAAAAATAGGGCAATTTGGTCACATTAACGGGCTGTAATAACCTAATGGCAGAAGGTATAGCTGTACAAGCTTGTGATTCAATGCCTGCTTCGGTAAGCATTTGTTGGTACTCACTCACTGAATAGTGATTAAGATTCACTCGCAACCACATCGGAGGTTTTTGATTATTCGCCACTACAATTGCTTGCCACTGCTGTGGATAGGCTTGCTTAAGACGAGTTAGTAACCACGTCGGATGGAGAGTTCGGGCTGTATCTTGTTTACAGTCTTGCGAAAATTTGTTTGTCAAAACAGCTTGTTGACGCAAAAATTCCCGCAACACACCATTAATTAATCCTTTGAGAGCGATTTTTTTTAATTCCTTAACCGCGTTAACTGTTTCTCCTACTGCTGCATGCTCCGGAATACGGGTATAGAGAACTTGGTAAACACCCACTAACAATAAATAGTGTAAAACTCTATTTTTACCAGTAAGCACTTTGTTCATCAAGCTATGAATATAGAAATTCAGTTCGGGTAATACCCGCATTACCCCGAAACAGATTTCTTGAACTAACGCTTTATCTTTATCGGCAATTTTAGGATTTAAAGTCATCAATGCAGAGCTGAGCGATTGCCCTTCTTCCAACACATTAAAAATAGCCTGAGCACAAACCGCACGGATATTTTGATATAACTTGTTATTCATAAGCAATGACAGCCTTAATTGATGTTATTACAGAATTAACGATCCAACCCAACCCGCAATAAATAAAGGGATATTAAAATGGGTGAATGTTGGAATAACACTATCACGAATATGATCATGCTGACCATCACTATTAAGCCCAGCCGACGTTGCTAAAATAGTATCAGAAGGCGGAGAACCAGCATCACCAATCGCCCCAGAAGCACCAATTAAACAAACTGTTGCAATAGGTGAAAAGCCAAGCTGAATACAAAGTGGGACATAGATTGCCGCAATAATAGGCACCGTCGAGAATGACGAACCGATACCTAACGTGATCACCAATCCGACTAACATCATCATAAATGAAGCAATAACTTTATTACCCGCGAATAAAGCAGCACTGTTAATCACTAACGGTTCAATATCATTTGTTTGTTTTAGCACTTCGGCAAAGCCTTGGGCAGAAATCATAACAAAACCAATCATGGCCATCATTTTAATACCATCAGTAAAAACGCCGTCTGCTTCACCCCATTTAATGGTTCCCGAAACAATAAAGCAAATAAAACCAATTAGCGCCCCTAAAATCATTGAACCTGTGTAAAGTTGGATAGCAAAAGAGAGAACAATTGCCAATAGAGACACAATAAGTGAACGCTTATTTACACTATTTACCGTTTCTAAATTCGTCTCTTCACGAATAATTTTATATTCTCTTGGTTTACGGTAACTGACAAAAATTGCCCAAAGTAGCCCAACAAACATCCCTAGCGCTGGTATCGCCATAGCATGCATTACATTCACATGACTAACATCCATGCCGGATGCAGTGATATTTTTTAATAAAATTTGATTTAAAAAGATATTACCAAAACCAACCGGTAAGAACATATAAGGTGTAATGAGTCCAAATGTCATTATACAGGCAATCATTCGTCTATCTAACTGTAATCGAGACATCACATATAATAGTGGTGGGATTAACAGTGGAATAAAAGCAATATGGATAGGTATGATATTTTGTGAAGAAATACTGACCAAAGCAATAATAATAATTAATAACCATTTTATGCGTTTTTTAGCACTGCTCGTTGTCAACTGTTTAACCGCTTTATCAGCTAATAATTCAGGCAATCCCGATTTTGAAATTGCAACGGCAAAAGCACCAAGCATAGCATAAGAAAGAGCGATATTTGCACCATTGCTAATACCTGTATTGAATGCATCAATTGTTTGTTTTAACGTTAAATGGCTAAATAAACCACCAACAAAGGCACCAATAATTAAGCTAATTACCACATGAACACGGCAAAGAGATAAAATTAACATACAAATTACCGCAATAACCACAGCGTTTATTGACGATAAAAGCTCAAAAACTGTATTCATAGATATATTCTCTTAAATAAACAAAGTTAATTATTTTAGTGGATGACTATAGAAAGTGCAATTGATAGTAAATGCTGACTTTTAACCATGATTATTCTAAAAATAGTTGACGTCTAAATGGATTTTAAGTGACAGATTAAAATAAAAAGCAAAATCAACACATTGCTCAATAAACTCCCCATATTTTTTATAACTGTCTGATTAATTTTTTATTGATAAAGATCTCATTTTGATAAAAATCCTTTTTTTATCCTTGCTAATTACAGAATAAATGGCTATTTTAAATAATAGATATTTTTAATAGAAATCATTATATTTATAGAAATATAATAATGAATCATAATGTGGCTTATTTAAAAATTACACTAATTTTATGCTTTAGATGAATTAAATTTTTAATTAAGGAGAAAGATATGTCTAACCGTCCAATTGGATTGGCAGCGTTAACTGTCTTAGATGTTTCACCTGCTAACCAAGTCCTTGTTGCAGCAGAAGCGGGTTATACTCATGTCGGTTTGAGGCTTATACCGGCTACGCCAACTGAACCGGTATATGCGACCGTCGGCGATACGCCATTGGTTCGAGAAATTGAACGCCGTTTA
This window encodes:
- a CDS encoding NAD(P)H-dependent oxidoreductase, with translation MTLMILGHPNMAQSIANKTIIETLQQTVTDLEIRNIHQLYPNYQIDVEQEQAALLRHDLIILQYPMYWFNMPAILKLWFDEVLTYQFAYGSQGDKLKGKKLLQSLTIGQKSYQEYGENLIDHFLESVKFSSLYIQMEYLPPALLYGVSPFDDKTEIRTKALKHGQELAELIKSYC
- the rsmB gene encoding 16S rRNA (cytosine(967)-C(5))-methyltransferase RsmB, whose protein sequence is MNNKLYQNIRAVCAQAIFNVLEEGQSLSSALMTLNPKIADKDKALVQEICFGVMRVLPELNFYIHSLMNKVLTGKNRVLHYLLLVGVYQVLYTRIPEHAAVGETVNAVKELKKIALKGLINGVLREFLRQQAVLTNKFSQDCKQDTARTLHPTWLLTRLKQAYPQQWQAIVVANNQKPPMWLRVNLNHYSVSEYQQMLTEAGIESQACTAIPSAIRLLQPVNVTKLPYFSEGAVTVQDLSAQYAAYLLAPQNGEQILDMCAAPGGKTTHILEVAPNAQVLAVDVDASRAKRINDNLTRLKQCAEVKVGDGLTPEKWCAGRQFDRILLDAPCSATGVIRRHPDIKWLRRDSDIAQLTELQHAILTYIWPYLKTGGTLVYATCSILPEENRLQIERFLHENSDAKLQGEVKQFLPTDNGGDGFFYAVLTKHS
- a CDS encoding Na+/H+ antiporter family protein, with the protein product MNTVFELLSSINAVVIAVICMLILSLCRVHVVISLIIGAFVGGLFSHLTLKQTIDAFNTGISNGANIALSYAMLGAFAVAISKSGLPELLADKAVKQLTTSSAKKRIKWLLIIIIALVSISSQNIIPIHIAFIPLLIPPLLYVMSRLQLDRRMIACIMTFGLITPYMFLPVGFGNIFLNQILLKNITASGMDVSHVNVMHAMAIPALGMFVGLLWAIFVSYRKPREYKIIREETNLETVNSVNKRSLIVSLLAIVLSFAIQLYTGSMILGALIGFICFIVSGTIKWGEADGVFTDGIKMMAMIGFVMISAQGFAEVLKQTNDIEPLVINSAALFAGNKVIASFMMMLVGLVITLGIGSSFSTVPIIAAIYVPLCIQLGFSPIATVCLIGASGAIGDAGSPPSDTILATSAGLNSDGQHDHIRDSVIPTFTHFNIPLFIAGWVGSLIL